A single window of Streptomyces xanthii DNA harbors:
- a CDS encoding AraC family transcriptional regulator: MEAMAGQGEWARHWQYERLPGLDLLRARYVRHTFPRHSHDGFVFGAVTHGVEAVGIPGDTLHAGPGSVVMINPEVAHTAKAGGPDGWAYFTLYPSAELVAEVAAETTTVRGSAAFAEPIVTDPYAARLIREVHRAAEQGNALAADSLLRVVLARMLRDHGTAIEARPRRSAGAAAAARARELLEDRMTDPPSLDALAAELGASPFALLRAFRDAYGMPPHAWLTDARVRRARGLLEAGTPPADVAATVGFTDQPHLNRHFTRIVGVPPGAYQKERTRERKNVQDR, from the coding sequence ATGGAGGCCATGGCGGGACAGGGCGAATGGGCACGGCACTGGCAGTACGAACGGCTGCCCGGACTCGACCTGCTGCGCGCCCGCTACGTCCGGCACACCTTCCCGCGCCACAGCCACGACGGCTTCGTCTTCGGCGCGGTCACGCACGGCGTCGAAGCGGTCGGCATACCCGGCGACACGCTCCACGCGGGCCCCGGCAGCGTCGTCATGATCAACCCCGAGGTCGCGCACACCGCGAAGGCGGGCGGGCCCGACGGGTGGGCGTACTTCACCCTGTACCCGTCGGCCGAGCTCGTCGCGGAGGTCGCCGCCGAGACCACCACGGTCCGCGGCAGCGCCGCCTTCGCGGAGCCCATCGTCACCGACCCCTACGCTGCGCGGCTGATCCGTGAGGTGCACCGCGCGGCGGAGCAGGGCAACGCGCTGGCCGCCGACAGTCTGCTCCGCGTCGTGCTCGCCCGGATGCTCCGCGACCACGGCACCGCGATCGAGGCCCGGCCGCGCCGCTCCGCCGGGGCCGCCGCCGCGGCCCGCGCGCGGGAGCTCCTGGAGGACCGGATGACGGACCCGCCCTCCCTCGACGCCCTCGCGGCCGAACTGGGCGCCAGCCCCTTCGCCCTCCTGCGGGCGTTCCGCGACGCCTACGGGATGCCGCCGCACGCCTGGCTCACGGACGCGCGCGTGCGGCGCGCACGCGGCCTCCTGGAGGCGGGCACACCGCCGGCCGACGTCGCCGCGACCGTGGGTTTCACGGACCAGCCCCATCTGAACCGGCACTTCACCCGCATCGTCGGGGTGCCGCCGGGCGCCTACCAGAAAGAGCGCACGAGGGAGCGCAAGAACGTACAAGACCGCTGA
- a CDS encoding ATP-dependent helicase, whose protein sequence is MVRSSDGARDTGDAHSALDARGTHAALDGFSPATRGWFTGAFSAPTSAQAGAWRAIGAGSDVLVVAPTGSGKTLAAFLAALDQLASTPAPADPKKRCRVLYVSPLKALAVDVERNLRSPLTGIRQEAVRLGLPEPEVKVGIRSGDTPQAERRALATRPPDILITTPESLFLMLTSATRDALTGIETVILDEVHAVAGTKRGAHLALSLERLDELLPRPARRIGLSATVRPVDEVARYLSPQRKVEIVQPPSGKEFDLSVVVPVEDLAELGGSPVADSDQGAERPSIWPHVEERIADLIEAHRSTIVFANSRRLAERLCNRLNEIAYERTTGESLPEDHSPAELMGGSGAAAGAPTVIARAHHGSVSKEQRALVEEDLKAGRLPAVVATSSLELGIDMGAVDLVVQVESPPSVASGLQRVGRAGHQVGAVSTGVVFPKYRGDLVQSAVVTERMRAGSIESLRVPANPLDVLAQQLVAITALDTWQVDDLLALVRRAAPFASLPESAFTGVLDMLAGRYPSDAFAELRPRVVWDRVAGTVTGRPGAQRLAVTSGGTIPDRGLFGVFLAGADPKKGGGRVGELDEEMVYESRVGDVFTLGTSSWRIEDITRDRVLVSPAPGVPGRLPFWKGDQLGRPLELGRAVGAFLREVGSLAPEDARGRLTAAGLDTWAADNVLSYLAEQREACGHVPDDRTIVVERFRDELGDWRVVVHSPFGAQVHAPWALALGARLSEKYGMDAQVMHADDGIVLRLPDADLMGLDLLDQEPSKPGLEHDTEQAPIGAADVAFDKGDVDQIVTDQVGGSALFASRFRECAARALLLPKRNPGKRTPLWQQRQRAAQLLEVASEFGSFPIVLEAVRECLQDVFDVPGLAELMGDIESRKVRLVEVTTPEPSPFARSLLFGYVAQFLYEGDSPLAERRAAALSLDSRLLAELLGQAELRELLDADMLAELEQELQWRTEDRRIKDAEGVADRLRMLGPLTDAELAERGAEPGWAEELAGARRAIRVRVAGTDHWAAIEDAGRLRDALGTALPVGVPEAFTEPVKDPLGDLLARYARTHGPFTSTQAAARFGLGAAVTEGALQRLAAAGRVVQGEFHPAGIGQEWCDAAVLRRLRRRSLAALRHELEPVPPAALAQFLPQWQHVGGHGLRGVDGLVRAIEQLQGASVPASALEKLVLPSRVSGYAPAMLDELTATGEVVWAGAGSLPGKDGWVSLYLADTAPLLLPPPHPLEQSPLHRAVLDALSGGYGLFFRQIADQVRATTHPEATDPQLADAIWELAWSGRLTNDTLAPMRALLGSGRTAGSTAHRARRAVPRGRYGSLTGGARPASRTGPPTVAGRWSVLPDQEPDATVRAHALARTLLDRHGVVTRGAVAAEGVEGGFSATYRVLSVFEESGQARRGYVVEGLGAAQFAMDGAVDRLRAAANARDRGAAPPDPYAPVDAPAPKGAAPRALVLAASDPANAYGAALPWPEPPTGAGHKPGRKAGSLVVLVDGELTVYMERGGKTLLAWPAADGPDDPTPAGVTADPRLPAAAQALADAARSGALGTITVERINGTAALTSPYAPLLEGAGFHATPRGLRLRA, encoded by the coding sequence ATGGTCAGGTCCAGCGACGGAGCCCGGGACACGGGCGACGCTCACAGCGCCCTCGACGCCCGTGGGACCCACGCGGCGCTCGACGGCTTCTCCCCCGCGACCCGCGGCTGGTTCACGGGGGCCTTCTCCGCGCCCACGTCCGCGCAGGCCGGGGCATGGCGGGCGATCGGCGCGGGTTCGGACGTGCTGGTCGTGGCGCCGACCGGTTCCGGCAAGACGCTGGCGGCGTTCCTCGCGGCGCTGGACCAGCTGGCGTCCACGCCCGCGCCGGCCGACCCGAAGAAGCGCTGCCGGGTCCTGTACGTGTCACCGCTGAAGGCGCTCGCGGTCGACGTCGAGCGCAATCTGCGCAGTCCGCTGACCGGCATCCGACAGGAGGCGGTGCGCCTGGGCCTGCCCGAGCCGGAGGTGAAGGTCGGGATCCGCTCCGGTGACACCCCCCAGGCGGAGCGCAGGGCGCTGGCCACGCGCCCGCCGGACATCCTGATCACGACGCCCGAGTCGCTGTTCCTGATGCTGACGTCGGCGACGCGGGACGCGCTGACGGGCATCGAGACGGTGATCCTGGACGAGGTGCACGCGGTGGCGGGCACCAAGCGCGGCGCGCATCTGGCGCTCTCCCTGGAGCGGCTCGACGAGCTGCTGCCGCGCCCGGCCCGCCGCATCGGTCTGTCGGCGACGGTCCGCCCGGTCGACGAGGTGGCCCGCTATCTGTCGCCGCAGCGCAAGGTGGAGATCGTCCAGCCGCCGTCCGGCAAGGAGTTCGACCTGTCGGTGGTCGTGCCCGTGGAGGACCTCGCCGAGCTGGGCGGTTCGCCGGTGGCGGACTCGGACCAGGGGGCCGAGCGCCCCTCGATCTGGCCGCATGTGGAGGAGCGCATCGCGGACCTCATCGAGGCCCACCGCTCGACGATCGTCTTCGCCAACTCCCGCCGCCTGGCGGAGCGCTTGTGCAACAGGCTGAACGAGATCGCGTACGAGCGCACCACAGGAGAGTCGCTTCCCGAGGACCACTCCCCTGCGGAGCTCATGGGCGGCTCGGGCGCGGCGGCGGGCGCCCCCACCGTCATCGCCCGCGCGCATCACGGCTCGGTGTCCAAGGAGCAGCGCGCGCTGGTCGAGGAGGACCTGAAGGCGGGCCGGCTGCCCGCGGTCGTCGCCACGTCGAGCCTGGAGCTGGGCATCGACATGGGCGCGGTCGACCTGGTCGTGCAGGTGGAGTCGCCGCCCTCGGTGGCGTCCGGGCTCCAGCGGGTGGGCCGCGCGGGTCACCAGGTGGGCGCCGTCTCCACCGGTGTCGTGTTCCCGAAGTACCGGGGCGACCTGGTGCAGTCGGCGGTGGTGACGGAGCGCATGCGCGCGGGCTCCATCGAGTCCCTGCGCGTCCCGGCGAACCCACTGGACGTGCTGGCCCAGCAGCTGGTGGCGATCACCGCCCTGGACACGTGGCAGGTCGACGATCTGCTCGCCCTCGTACGCCGCGCCGCCCCGTTCGCCTCGCTCCCGGAGTCGGCCTTCACGGGCGTCCTCGACATGCTGGCGGGCCGCTATCCGTCCGACGCGTTCGCCGAGCTGCGCCCGCGCGTGGTGTGGGACCGCGTGGCCGGCACGGTCACGGGCCGCCCCGGCGCCCAGCGGCTCGCCGTCACCTCGGGCGGCACGATCCCGGACCGGGGCCTGTTCGGGGTGTTCCTCGCGGGAGCCGACCCCAAGAAGGGCGGCGGCCGCGTCGGCGAGCTCGACGAGGAGATGGTCTACGAATCCCGGGTCGGGGACGTGTTCACGCTGGGCACCAGCTCCTGGCGGATCGAGGACATCACGCGCGACCGCGTCCTGGTCTCCCCCGCCCCCGGTGTCCCCGGCCGCCTGCCGTTCTGGAAGGGCGACCAGCTGGGCCGCCCGCTCGAACTGGGGCGCGCGGTGGGCGCGTTCCTGCGCGAGGTCGGCTCGCTGGCACCCGAGGACGCGCGCGGCCGGCTCACCGCGGCCGGACTGGACACCTGGGCCGCGGACAACGTGCTGTCCTACCTGGCGGAGCAGCGCGAGGCGTGCGGACACGTCCCCGACGACCGCACCATCGTGGTGGAGCGCTTCCGCGACGAGCTGGGCGACTGGCGGGTCGTGGTCCACTCCCCCTTCGGCGCCCAGGTGCACGCCCCCTGGGCGCTCGCCCTCGGCGCCCGGCTCAGCGAGAAGTACGGCATGGACGCCCAGGTCATGCACGCCGACGACGGGATCGTGCTGCGGCTGCCCGACGCCGACCTGATGGGCCTGGACCTGCTCGACCAGGAGCCCTCCAAGCCGGGCCTGGAGCACGACACCGAACAGGCGCCCATCGGAGCGGCCGACGTCGCCTTCGACAAGGGGGACGTGGACCAGATCGTCACCGATCAGGTCGGCGGCTCCGCCCTGTTCGCCTCCCGCTTCCGCGAGTGCGCCGCCCGCGCGCTGCTGCTCCCGAAGCGCAATCCCGGCAAGCGCACACCGTTGTGGCAGCAGCGCCAGCGCGCCGCGCAACTGCTGGAGGTGGCGAGCGAGTTCGGCTCCTTCCCGATCGTCCTGGAAGCCGTACGGGAGTGCCTCCAGGACGTTTTCGACGTACCGGGCCTCGCGGAGCTGATGGGCGACATCGAGTCGCGCAAGGTCCGGCTCGTGGAGGTCACCACTCCGGAGCCGTCCCCCTTCGCCCGCTCCCTGCTGTTCGGCTACGTGGCGCAGTTCCTCTACGAAGGGGACTCGCCGCTCGCCGAGCGCCGCGCGGCCGCCCTGTCCCTGGACTCGCGGCTGCTGGCCGAGCTGCTCGGGCAGGCGGAGCTGCGCGAGCTGCTCGACGCGGACATGCTCGCGGAGCTGGAGCAGGAGCTCCAGTGGCGCACCGAGGACCGACGGATCAAGGATGCCGAGGGCGTCGCCGACCGGCTGCGCATGCTCGGCCCGCTCACGGACGCCGAGCTGGCGGAGCGCGGTGCGGAGCCCGGCTGGGCCGAGGAGCTCGCGGGCGCCCGCCGAGCGATCCGCGTCCGTGTCGCGGGCACCGACCACTGGGCGGCGATCGAGGACGCGGGACGTCTGCGCGACGCGCTGGGCACGGCGCTCCCGGTCGGCGTCCCCGAGGCCTTCACCGAGCCCGTCAAGGACCCGCTCGGCGACCTCCTGGCGCGCTATGCCCGTACGCACGGGCCGTTCACCTCGACGCAGGCCGCCGCGCGCTTCGGACTGGGCGCCGCGGTCACCGAGGGCGCGCTGCAGCGCCTGGCCGCGGCCGGCCGGGTCGTGCAGGGCGAGTTCCATCCGGCGGGGATCGGCCAGGAGTGGTGCGACGCGGCGGTCCTGCGCCGGCTGCGCCGCCGGTCGCTGGCCGCGCTGCGGCACGAGCTGGAGCCGGTGCCGCCCGCCGCGCTGGCCCAGTTCCTGCCCCAGTGGCAGCACGTCGGCGGCCACGGCCTGCGCGGCGTCGACGGCCTGGTGCGGGCGATCGAGCAACTGCAGGGCGCCTCCGTGCCGGCCTCGGCCCTGGAGAAGCTCGTCCTGCCGTCCCGTGTGAGCGGCTACGCACCGGCGATGCTGGACGAGCTGACCGCGACCGGGGAGGTGGTGTGGGCCGGCGCCGGCTCCCTGCCCGGCAAGGACGGCTGGGTGAGCCTCTATCTGGCCGACACCGCGCCCCTGCTCCTGCCGCCCCCGCACCCTCTGGAGCAGTCACCGCTCCACCGCGCGGTCCTGGACGCCCTGTCAGGCGGCTACGGCCTGTTCTTCCGTCAGATCGCCGACCAGGTCCGTGCCACGACCCACCCCGAGGCGACCGATCCCCAACTCGCGGACGCCATCTGGGAGCTCGCCTGGTCCGGGCGGCTGACCAACGACACGCTGGCCCCGATGCGCGCCCTTCTCGGCTCCGGCCGCACCGCCGGTTCCACAGCGCACCGCGCGCGCCGAGCCGTCCCGCGCGGCCGCTACGGAAGCCTCACCGGCGGGGCCCGCCCCGCCTCGCGCACCGGCCCGCCCACGGTCGCCGGGCGCTGGTCGGTGCTGCCGGACCAGGAGCCCGATGCGACCGTGCGCGCGCATGCCCTGGCGCGGACCCTGCTCGACCGGCACGGCGTGGTGACCCGGGGCGCGGTCGCCGCCGAGGGCGTCGAGGGCGGCTTCTCGGCGACGTACCGCGTCCTGTCCGTCTTCGAGGAGAGCGGGCAGGCGCGGCGCGGCTATGTGGTGGAGGGGCTCGGCGCCGCCCAGTTCGCGATGGACGGCGCGGTGGACCGCCTGCGCGCGGCGGCGAACGCGCGCGATCGCGGTGCGGCCCCGCCCGACCCGTACGCGCCCGTCGACGCCCCGGCCCCGAAGGGTGCGGCGCCCCGCGCCCTGGTCCTGGCCGCGTCCGATCCGGCGAACGCGTACGGGGCGGCCCTGCCCTGGCCGGAGCCCCCGACGGGCGCGGGTCACAAGCCGGGCCGCAAGGCGGGCTCCCTGGTCGTGCTCGTCGACGGCGAGCTGACGGTCTACATGGAGCGCGGCGGCAAGACCCTGCTGGCCTGGCCGGCCGCCGACGGGCCGGACGATCCGACCCCGGCCGGGGTCACCGCGGATCCGAGACTGCCCGCCGCCGCCCAGGCGCTGGCCGACGCGGCCCGCTCCGGCGCGCTCGGCACGATCACGGTCGAGCGGATCAACGGGACGGCGGCACTGACCTCCCCGTACGCCCCTCTCCTGGAAGGAGCCGGTTTCCATGCGACGCCCCGCGGCCTGCGCCTGCGCGCCTAG
- a CDS encoding Fpg/Nei family DNA glycosylase, with the protein MPEGDTVLQAARRLHSALAGQVLIRSDLRVPRFATADLTGRTVLDVTPRGKHLLTRIEGGLTLHSHLRMDGSWKVYAPGERWRGGPAHQIRAILGTAERTAVGYRLPVLELLRTSEESKAVGHLGPDLLGPDWDPDTALARLLADPSRPLGEALLDQRNLAGIGNIYKSELCFLLRVTPWLPVGELPPGTAEHIAPLAKRLLEANRDRPIRVTTGRGRPDERLFVYGRAPRPCLRCRTPIRVADQGDGTRARPTYWCPACQQGPSPSP; encoded by the coding sequence ATGCCCGAAGGAGACACCGTCCTACAGGCCGCGCGGCGCCTGCACAGCGCGCTCGCCGGCCAGGTGCTGATCCGCTCCGACCTGCGCGTCCCCCGGTTCGCCACGGCGGATCTCACCGGGCGCACGGTGCTGGACGTCACCCCGCGCGGCAAGCATCTGCTGACCCGGATCGAGGGCGGCCTGACCCTGCACTCGCACCTGCGGATGGACGGCTCCTGGAAGGTGTACGCACCGGGCGAGCGCTGGCGCGGCGGCCCGGCCCACCAGATCCGCGCGATTCTGGGCACGGCGGAGCGCACGGCCGTCGGGTACCGCCTGCCCGTGCTCGAACTCCTGCGCACGTCCGAGGAGTCCAAGGCGGTCGGCCATCTCGGTCCCGATCTGCTCGGCCCGGACTGGGATCCGGACACCGCCCTGGCGCGGCTGCTCGCCGACCCGTCCCGCCCGCTCGGCGAGGCCCTCCTGGACCAGCGCAACCTCGCGGGCATCGGCAACATCTACAAGTCCGAGCTCTGCTTCCTGCTCCGGGTGACCCCCTGGCTCCCCGTCGGCGAACTGCCGCCCGGCACCGCCGAGCACATCGCGCCGCTCGCGAAGAGACTCCTCGAGGCCAACCGGGACCGCCCGATCCGCGTCACCACGGGTCGCGGCCGCCCCGACGAGCGCCTCTTCGTCTATGGACGCGCCCCGCGCCCGTGCCTGCGCTGCCGCACCCCGATCCGCGTCGCGGACCAGGGCGACGGCACCCGCGCCCGCCCCACCTACTGGTGCCCCGCCTGCCAGCAGGGCCCGTCGCCCTCCCCTTGA
- a CDS encoding SDR family NAD(P)-dependent oxidoreductase has protein sequence MSVKAYDLTGRTAFVTGAASGIGRATAVLLADAGADVHGADRDTRGLHETAALIKERGGTAHVHTVDVTDRAQVSEAVATAVTTSGDLDVMAAVAGIMHRSTVLETRDEDLDRVLAVNFKGVLHACQAAAQAMIAAGTRGSIVTMASGAVDTGGPELLCYGAAKAAVVQLTKTLATEMGPHGIRVNAVAPGWIRTPMTHRQDETEQARAESVMARMSPLGRVGEAEDIAHAVLHLASDAASFTTGQILRPNGGVAMPW, from the coding sequence ATGTCGGTCAAGGCGTACGACCTCACCGGACGCACCGCATTCGTCACCGGCGCCGCGAGCGGGATCGGGCGCGCCACCGCGGTGCTCCTGGCCGACGCCGGTGCAGATGTGCACGGCGCGGACCGCGACACCCGGGGGCTGCACGAGACGGCGGCCCTCATCAAGGAACGGGGCGGCACGGCCCATGTCCACACGGTGGACGTGACCGACCGGGCCCAGGTCTCCGAGGCGGTGGCCACGGCCGTCACCACGTCCGGCGACCTCGACGTCATGGCCGCGGTCGCCGGCATCATGCACCGCAGCACGGTGCTGGAGACCCGGGACGAGGACCTGGACCGCGTCCTCGCGGTCAACTTCAAGGGCGTGCTCCACGCCTGCCAGGCAGCGGCTCAGGCGATGATCGCCGCGGGCACCCGGGGCAGCATCGTCACGATGGCCTCCGGCGCGGTCGACACCGGCGGTCCCGAACTCCTCTGCTACGGCGCGGCGAAAGCGGCGGTCGTGCAGCTCACGAAGACTCTGGCCACCGAGATGGGACCGCACGGGATCCGCGTCAACGCCGTGGCCCCCGGCTGGATCCGCACCCCTATGACACACCGGCAGGACGAGACCGAGCAGGCCCGCGCCGAGTCCGTGATGGCGCGCATGTCGCCGCTGGGCCGGGTCGGTGAGGCCGAGGACATCGCCCACGCGGTGCTGCATCTCGCCTCGGACGCCGCCTCGTTCACGACGGGTCAGATCCTCCGCCCGAACGGAGGCGTCGCCATGCCCTGGTGA
- a CDS encoding Dps family protein: protein MYVVKSPLSDAELKTVSGALQGALVDLVDLSLVAKQVHWNVVGPRFRSVHLQLDEVVDTARLHSDTVAERASTLGVPPDGRAATVAGTSGIDAVPEGWIKDVDAVAILVDALAAVITQMRDRVVATGEADPVSQDIFIGITADLEKHHWMFQAENGG from the coding sequence GTGTACGTCGTGAAGAGCCCGCTGTCCGACGCCGAACTCAAGACCGTGTCCGGGGCCCTGCAGGGCGCTCTGGTGGATCTCGTGGACCTCTCGCTGGTGGCGAAGCAGGTCCACTGGAACGTGGTCGGCCCGCGCTTCCGCTCCGTGCACCTGCAGCTCGACGAGGTCGTCGACACCGCGCGGCTGCACTCCGACACGGTCGCCGAACGCGCCTCGACGCTGGGCGTCCCGCCGGACGGGCGGGCCGCGACGGTGGCCGGCACGAGCGGGATCGACGCGGTGCCCGAGGGCTGGATCAAGGACGTCGACGCCGTGGCCATCCTCGTGGACGCGCTGGCCGCCGTGATCACCCAGATGCGGGACCGGGTCGTGGCGACCGGTGAGGCGGACCCCGTCAGCCAGGACATCTTCATCGGCATCACCGCCGACCTCGAGAAGCACCACTGGATGTTCCAGGCCGAGAACGGCGGCTGA
- a CDS encoding helix-turn-helix domain-containing protein, with protein sequence MILLRRLLGDVLRRQRQRQGRTLREVSSSARVSLGYLSEVERGQKEASSELLSAICDALDVRMSELMREVSDELALAELAESAAAVPSEPVPAPVRPMLNSVSVAGVPPERVTIKAPAEAVDVVAA encoded by the coding sequence ATGATTCTGCTCCGTCGCCTGCTGGGTGACGTGCTGCGTCGGCAGCGCCAGCGCCAGGGCCGTACTCTGCGCGAAGTCTCCTCGTCCGCCCGAGTCTCGCTCGGCTATCTCTCCGAGGTGGAGCGGGGGCAGAAGGAGGCATCCTCCGAGCTGCTCTCCGCTATCTGCGACGCGCTTGACGTACGGATGTCCGAGCTGATGCGCGAGGTGAGCGACGAGCTCGCCCTCGCCGAGCTGGCCGAGTCGGCAGCAGCGGTCCCGTCGGAGCCGGTGCCCGCACCGGTTCGTCCGATGCTCAATTCCGTCTCCGTGGCCGGCGTCCCGCCGGAACGGGTGACGATCAAGGCGCCTGCGGAGGCAGTGGACGTCGTCGCGGCATAG
- a CDS encoding CinA family protein yields MTHEAAEALRLLRERGETLAVAESLTGGLVAAEVVAVPGASKALRGSVTAYATELKHQLLGVDAGLLAAHGPVHPEVALQMAAGVRVALGADWGVATTGVAGPEPQDGQPVGTVYVAAVGPGAGASEGEQNFAGSRKVLELRLNGDRTEIRRESVRSVLRLLVEELVGAHSGDASGNARAQDTEQNGGF; encoded by the coding sequence GTGACGCACGAGGCCGCCGAGGCGCTGCGACTGCTGCGGGAGCGGGGGGAGACCCTCGCCGTGGCCGAGTCGCTGACCGGCGGCCTCGTCGCCGCCGAGGTGGTGGCGGTGCCCGGCGCCTCCAAGGCACTGCGCGGCTCCGTCACGGCGTACGCGACCGAGCTCAAGCACCAGCTGCTCGGCGTCGACGCGGGGCTCCTCGCGGCGCACGGCCCGGTCCATCCCGAGGTCGCGCTGCAGATGGCGGCCGGCGTACGGGTCGCGCTCGGCGCCGACTGGGGCGTCGCCACGACCGGCGTCGCGGGCCCCGAGCCGCAGGACGGGCAGCCCGTGGGAACCGTCTATGTGGCCGCCGTCGGACCCGGAGCGGGTGCTTCCGAAGGTGAACAGAATTTCGCTGGTAGCCGCAAAGTGCTCGAGCTGCGGTTGAACGGCGACCGTACGGAAATCCGTAGGGAGAGTGTACGGAGCGTGCTGAGGCTGCTCGTGGAAGAGCTGGTCGGAGCACATTCAGGCGACGCCAGTGGGAATGCGCGGGCACAGGATACGGAACAGAACGGGGGGTTTTGA